The Silene latifolia isolate original U9 population chromosome Y, ASM4854445v1, whole genome shotgun sequence sequence AATCCTAATTTTGGAGATTGTAAATTAAATAGGCGATTCAATCAAACTGTAATTGAATTTTGATTTGGTCAAAATTTGGGCTGACTCAACTACTTTAGGAAAATCAGAAAACACCACCAAACAATTTTCAAACTTTATGATAATTAAAGACATTAGAAGAGGAGCTAAGAGGACCTGTAGAGAGGTAATAACCAGACTTTTAAAGCAACAAATAATAATTGAAGTATTAAAAACAGATCAGCAGAAACTTCATATACAGTTACACGGGAATTGTAGCATCTTGACAATAGATTCTGTTCTACAAAGGTTAAATTAAATTCCTCATTTTATTACTGAAACCACATAACATAGAACGAAGGCTAACTTTATAAGGAACATTTCAGTTAAAGCTCAATTGCATCTACCTAAAAATGTTCGGAGAATCATTTACGAATGTCTAGAGGCCAACCTGACAGCGCCTCATAGTAGTAAATCCTTCACCTTATACTCCTGTATCAATTATACTCATCGACATCAAATTCTTAATTTTAAGAATATAATTGATAAGTAAGCTGGGAACGAACAATAAGAAAATGCTACAATAAccaaataaaagaagaaaaaaccAGGAAGGAGATGGTGAGATACCTTGCTGAAAAGCTCGACGGGAGGATTTTAGTGATTTCTCTTTGCTGTTTGAAACTCGAACAGCtgaacaaaaagaaaaagagagttTATACCAGTACGGAATGGATAAACACACTCACACTAAGAATTAACATATCTTTGCTTAGAGTGTGTCAAGTTTGAATTAAGATTGGCATAAAATGGCCTCATCGGTGGCTAATGGCTAGTTAGCAACCCATCAGCCATGGATCCTAATGAAGGTTTACAAATTTAACTGCAGTTCAATGGCGTCTATTAATACTTCAAAATTCATAATATAAGTAGCTCAAATATTTGCGTGAATTATTTGGTAACACTCCATATTACAGTATGCTTGAAATCCAATGATATGAATCTTTGGCTTCATTGCCATTAACTCCTCGATAATTTTGCTAACCAAAAAAAGCCACCTTAAGTCAAACCTATTAAAAACTGCTTCTACTTCTGTACTTCATTGTACAATATTCTCACCCATGTTTCAGTAAGTTAGCATCTATTATAATTAATGTTACTCTGACGCTCCACTTTGGTCGTGTGTCACGTGTCAGATACTTGAAGTGTCCAACACGACACGACACATCACTTCATTTTAAACCAAAATCGTGAAAACTTTACGAAAAATAACCATATCAGACACTTTGAGTCTAGGACACTAAGACATGTCCTTCAACTGAAACCGAGCCGAACTGTCAAAGTAACATAGATTATATTCTTCAATTCAGTTATCTATTACAATCAATCCTATTAAAAACTACTGCTCCTTCATTGTGCTATATTTTAACCTCATGCTTCAGTTAAGTTGACATTTATTATAATCTTCAAATTTAGGCATACATTACTACCATAGACATGTTAAAACTTAAAATGAGATGAATTTGTCAACACCAACATTATACAACCCCGAGACTACCTCAATCCCATATTGAGAATCTGCAAACAAGACCCTAATCTCCCCAGCCCTCAATCCTAAGAGAATTACTGTATGCAAAAGTTATGAACTTTAAACGTTTTCCACAAAGTATAGAGTGATTCCGAAACAGAATTCCAAACTCTTGAGTCTTCAGCGTGAAATATAGTCTTAAAATTCGCTCCTCTCGGAGACTCGGGTTATCCTAGGCGAGTAGGCTACAATCTAATCCTCATTTCCACATTCCCTTGCTCCAAAATGTCTATAGCTAGTGCTATCAATATTCATATAAAAAAAACGTTTACTTAAAAAGGAATTATCTCTTAAAGAGCTCTTTATTGATTGAACAACCTTGATGTGAAATGCCAATTTAGACGCCACAACTTACATGTTATTTACCAAAACGGAAGGAAAAGTGTACGTTTCTCATATCACGGTCATTAAGGTAGACAATGACACAAGTACAAAGACATAAACAATCAATAGATAGATAAAGAACTTGATATCCATCATCATTATTAAGCAATAAGATAGGCAGATAGCACAACTTACACACCATTCACCCAAGCACCTCTATAATGAAGCAAACTCACCAGGACCTATAACATTCATTAATTCACACCAATCAGCCAGCATAAACGATAACGAAAACTACACTCACAATTAACTTATAAGTATCAAGAAACAATATCATTACCCCACAAATTCGTGGGGTATAGGAACACCGTGTAAATCCTTAATATTGACAAAATTAGTGCCTTAATAGATGAGACCTAATCCCTGTGGTCCAGCACAACAAAGAAATTACcttatgatataaaaaatatggGCATACGTTCCATGTTACATGCTTGTAGGTAACACATCAAGCTCCTCAATTTAGTTAGATTAAGAGGCGAGATAAATATGAGGAAATGAAAAAAAGTTATAAAAGTGTGAACCTATATAATATAAAGGCAAAAAATACATCAGCTTTACTGTCTCTAAGGCAAAAACAAAACAGGTCATGTAAAAACTATAACCTTCATGAAAGCATCAATTTCTGGGACATATACCAAATTACTAGTGAGAAATATGAGTTCTCAAAGAATAGAGAACTCAAATTTGAGAATTGGGAAGTATGAACAGCTAAAACTAAATGTAAGGCAGAGTAAAATAACATGGAAAGACATATACCACATTACTAGTGACTCAAAGAATAAAAAAAGTAGTAACTTAAATAAGTAAGAAGCAACAAACCTTCAATGGTGGAGTGCGGCGAGGACTGATAAACGCTTATACCATTGACGTAGAAACAAAATCCAAAATCCATTTATCTGAGGACAAAAAATATCGTATCAGGTATGTAGCTTGATTGaatcaatcaaaacaaaaaccaaaaccctAATTCCAATTCTTATCATGTTAACAAAATAATGCAAGAAATCACAATTAATCTCAAATTAGAAGATCTTACTTGAAACTGAAATGCGGCCATCTTTATCGGCATCGCCACTTTCGCTTTTGCACCAATCAAACCAATTGCGAATGAAGTGACTCTGTTGGTTTAATAGCTTTACCGTATTGTTCTTGAGTTCTTTGTGTAGTCGTGTGATGAAGATGTGCCGGAGGGAGTTGTTGGTATAGGGAGGCAGTCGTGTGGTGGAGACGGAGTAGAATTAGGGAGAAGCCATGAGAGGCGAGGGAAGGACTAGATTGGTGTGGGAAGTCGATTGTTCTCAGTGTATAATTTGAGGGTATAATTGTtggtttattttaattaatatcatTTGCATCGGTTTTAGATACAGCTGATGCAAAAACGTTATATCAAATAAGTCGGTTTAGTAAAATAACTGACGTTTTTTATCAAACACATCGGTTTTGCTGAGAACCGACGCATTATATACGTCAATTTCTTCcaaaaaccgacgcaaaaagcTTGTTATAGGGAAAAAATGGATTCCCGCCAAAACTAAGTACTTTTTGCGTCAGCTTTTTTAGAACTGACGTAAATCGACTGACGCAAAAggtgttttttctactagtgcatGCAATTGTAGGGGTCAGGGCTTGGTTTACATGTTCGAGTGTTTTTTGAAACGGCCTATTAAGGATGAGGAGCTTTTTGTGCCTTTGGAACTAGCTCGTTCAGACGAGGTGCATCCTTTTTCCACTTCTGAGAGGGAGATTGAGACGTTTGATACAGAGGATTTGAAAGGAAGGTGATGAAGGAGATTTGTTCAATTTGTCTTAAGGGACTTGTTATTAGTGAAACTATTgacgacaataataataataataataataataataacaaaaacaacaacaacaacaacaacaacaacaacaacaacaacaacaacaacaacaacaacaacaacaataataataattaggaGGATGAGGACGACGAttaggataataataataataataataacaacaacaacaacaacaacaacaacaacaacaacaacaacaccaacaacaacaacaacaacaacaacaacaacaacaacaacaacaacaacaacaacaacaacaacaacaacaacaactagcgttaaacccgtgcaaaaaatgcgcGGGACGTAGTAACAATCGCTAAAATTAGATACGGAAGCATATAAATGAGCATGATTAAATTTGCAGTCTTGTGACAATTTAAAAAATCCACTATTGAATATTCGACGTATATGTTATTACGATTGTTACTACGCTAATCACTACCATACGATACAAATTATCCAACAAATGTATAAGTAATATGAACTTTACAAATACTCAAATATTTCTTGGTAAACTACATTGGTTGTAATATTCGATGTACGCTTGTTACTGTCGCAGATTAATAGTTTAAGGCCTTGTTTGTTTGTAACCCTCGAGATCGCGTCATAAAGTTGTCCATGACTGAAGACCGGTCTTGGAAGATAAATGCTCACTTGAGATAAGGACTGGCCCTGGCTTTTGtttattttcatggcaaaacaaacaGTAATGGGAAATTGTCTTTCTTCGAACCGGACCGGAAATTTTTGGAATCGAAGGAGTGAGTGTAATGCGAGCAATGTGCACTCTATCGCCTTTATGACTACAGATCAAAACTGTCTGACTAATTACGCGTCTCCCTAAATCtgtcactattaatctggtaccATTGCACAACCCACGCGATTGATCAATATTTCTAAGGAGCATAACCATAGCATCGactttcaatcttaattcatggTTAGGGAGGCCAGAACATTTAATACTGTTCAAGAATTCTGTAGAGTAAAGGTCAGGCTCGCCCATATAGGTCTATCATCTCTACTAACCTCATCAGAGCTTAAGTAAATTCTCTCTTACTCATGGATAAGAGATAACACATAATCATTTACATTTTCAACTATTTCGTGAGTGGGTGCAAGAATTGCCCTTTCttgaagataatttgggtcccataAACGGTTTTGAAGATCAGGATAAGTGATATCTACTAAGGAGGCAATGGGATCAGTCACGTGTTGAATAAGTAAATCGTTGGGGAACTCTATGTCAACCTCGGCATCACCATCATTTGGATCCCCGACCAACCCATCTCCAATTTTCAGAATCCACTCCGAGAATTTCCTTATCTCATCTACATTAGTGTCTTCACTTCCGGCTTATAAGCGCATATTTTTAGTCAATGTAAGCACCTGAAATCTAAAAAATACACATCTTAAAACAGTGAAAGAAAATATAAATTAATTGAATAACGTTTTAGTACCCTTTTGGAAACTAAGTTTTGAACATACCTTACATGAACTCCACAAATACGACGAACAAAGAGAAACATGCACAACATCAACTCTGCTCCCTTTGGAAACAACCGATAATGTTTGGCGAAAATCGCCACCAAAAACTACCACTTTCCCGCCAAATGGTAGTGTTGTATTACGCGCATCTACAACACGCATGACGTCTTTCAAACTTCTATCAACAGCCTCAAAACCATGTTTATGagtcattgtaacacccccatttattcaggagcctttagctagacattcccaataaataggactgttaccatctcggtttcccgaggtagtgtataacaaagtacaacaaaccaaagtactttaaattaaaacttcaatgattacatgtttattaccaattatccaactaaacttagtataaaatatttacaactcgcaatgaaataaataaagtgatataaattgttctatgtgatctagacttcaactatggtccaagtcgagctctcttcccaatgctcccaagtcggCCTAGCTCCAAACTCGCTATTTAAATCGCttcccatttaaccggaaatattaaatggttcaccacaggatgccatcaattaaagcaggcatcaattttattttgacacagaagcaaacacgtcaaccaatggttgagtaggataaaatatattaaaacaaccaatctctcacaactgtcaatattccaatctcatctgttcacatgtcacatctcaaCATCAtctatccacgttatccaccagagactaagcctggggccttccaattattcacacacgttatccacaagagactaagcctggggcagtccaatcaccactcacgttatccaccagagacaaagcctggggcagtccaattctcataaaccattcTCGTAATTAAACACGACAATCATGTATATAAACCATCCAATTAAATAACATCACAAATTAAATTGCCAATCAACCATATATCATAACCGTATGATAAATAACACCAATTACACAAtcagttgagtagattatcctacctggcaagcaattccaattacgcagctcaagcaatccaataaataaagcaatccgattcgattataattcttcacaaccgtcacctcgagttgattaattggtttatgttaattctttcctcttccgtctcctaaagcttcttctttttaatttgtgaattatttctcagatttgaggtggtatttatagtgtaagatttagagaatacgaggccaattaggaaaccatgtaactttccttattctaattagtatagaaattgtcattataattaaatcattattatttatcatatactattaatcctatcacaattataatttcctcatataatatttactattttattattattatcataattataattacctttatataatattattcccatattatttattattaattcccgattacACTCGTACCAACTAAATAGATTTCGGTCCAAACAACAttggcacacggcccaatgctaaatattagctaaactcaattcccgacttgcattattaatttattatgtaattaacatcttattataattactattagaaatgtcttataattaattagtaaattacataaattatcttcacaatttattattaaaatacggagtattacagtcttcccccttaaaatgaacttcgcccCAAGTTCGCCCACAACTCCCATCATCCAACATTATCATTCATCACCATCATCCACTTACGATTATCATCCATACCAATCGCATCACAATGTATcacaacaacaactcaaaacattcgtagtattacattccttccccctaaaatttaacttcgtcctcgaagttcgaaatATCAAACAATGAAGCAACCAAATCATTATTATAatataaaacatgaaacacacattgtaatataAACAACTTTTATTTCCAACACTAATTAATGGTTAACTGAATACAAAACAAAATATTTGATTCACTTCCGAGTAGCGAAACCACAACTTAaactaactttatttaaactcctggcgaatacattgccaaataAATAATATACTATCACAAAAGCTAAGCATAAGTGTGTAGTTACTTTTCTTAATTCAAATGACCCTTCTAAGTCTATTCCCAAGACGAGCCCATTTGTGCTTCCTAGGTTTAGGATCAGGTGTATACTTTTGTTTAACGAAAATCACATCATCATCCATCTCATAGTCTGAGGCTCTCTGCTGTCGAGGTTGAAgtctatcattatcatcatcataagGTCCAGTCCACATAATATctacctcttcctcctcctcctcatcatcatcatcgctaATCTCTATCACCTCACAAGTTTCACTCTCCTTTTCCCCAAGGAACATACAGGACTCCCCCTCTTCATCACTACTCCCAATggcatgatcaaattgttcaggTCCACGGTTGATACTATGGTTATCAGCCCAACATACATATACTAGGTATCTTAATCTGGCTAAAACGACATCATAGGTGAGATGTGAAGGATAGATAGGTCCATAATAATGACTATAATTCTCATGCATCCTGTAGTTATCATACTCAGTCATGTAATCCTCTCTTACTTTCCCTAAAGGTCCAGAGAAAGGTAAAGTGTTAACCAAAGTGTAGGCTCTAAGATGAGTGTCATTTAGGTACTTCGAATCCACTAAAGCTCCATAAACATCCATTTGAGATTCCAAGGCGTTGCAATGCTCGTGCAAATCTGAGTTTGGGTACATGAATATGTTCTCTGGGTGCAAATAGGGATCCATCCTAAGAAATATAAGGGAATCAAGTTAGGTTACGGAATTCATATGCTAGTGTTGTGCTATATGGAATGCATATGGGTATTAGATGCATGCTTGGTATGCATGGAGATGCTATAATTATGTTAACTATTGGTTTGGTATGACGGTCACCTAGTCTATTGAGGTACTACCCACCCTTCCTTCATCATTGATTTATTATTTGTTCATTTTAGTTTCTATCATTCATTCAAATCTCTATcaacatcatctaacttaaacatAGAGGCATAATtggcttagggcaacacgttccgcatatcactagacatattaTTCTATTCCACATAGTTGATAACATCAAAATATAGAAAGTATATGAACCATGAGAAAAGAATCAGATCAAAACTCCAAATGactaatttataatgcattttacaagttacttggtcgaaacagaaattttacagcaacttgtcagaaacttaggtcaacttgtaaaaatcaccataaattgtcaaaatattttcttaaaacgtggcttactaatttagaaacatacatgagtctacTAAACAGTGGCGTTGGAATTACAACAAATaattaagtagtttttaaatggcaaattttacaaacacatggcgcgaaaacatcagtacgggaatatttcgactacttgtccactaaaatatttatttctcctaaaccgtatattatttgaacatgagaccagtggcatatgaaagctaactcataagATATTACTCATAAATTTTGCATACGAGAATTTTAAACAggtagtaaatggcagccaaaacaatcaagggtaaaatttcgagaaatcaaccaaaatcgcattcttcacaatttcatgcAATTCTTTTAACACTTCACATATTAACCATActcacacctcccacatacatgccaacataccttCCTCATCTCAACATGCTCATAACAATACTTAAAAGAAATCATCCACAATCATTAACGAAAAACTTGATCattcaaacaagacaaacaaattcctAAAGGAAATATACTATATTTATTTTAAACTACCCCACTTGAAATGTCTCTCAAGGTTCCGGTTCAAAGCCGAGAGGGCCATGGTATGAATTAAGGcgcgcttcttaaccgcactaagaggggctcctaacagatttcgcccggggttcattttatttagacacatcctaagttcattattattcattggttaggcctgaggatcgttttgctctgataccactttgtaacacccccatttattcaggagcctttagctagacattcccaataaataggactgttaccatctcg is a genomic window containing:
- the LOC141630707 gene encoding uncharacterized protein LOC141630707; protein product: MTHKHGFEAVDRSLKDVMRVVDARNTTLPFGGKVVVFGGDFRQTLSVVSKGSRVDVVHVSLCSSYLWSSSGSEDTNVDEIRKFSEWILKIGDGLVGDPNDGDAEVDIEFPNDLLIQHVTDPIASLVDITYPDLQNRLWDPNYLQERAILAPTHEIVENVNDYVLSLIHE